One Desulfovibrio sp. genomic region harbors:
- a CDS encoding TIGR02453 family protein yields the protein MKGAFQGFSEEAFTFFRTLNRLQADFNFDGAREYYLKNKPLYEREVKAPLGALVEELSAAMKEEAIPVRGDRLGSLFRINRDIRFSPDKSPYKTHAGAVLTPTGSKKEQGVLYIHIDPTGCLMAAGFYRPEPKELAKLREYVRKYPKKFDGMVKKLASHGLRLDPDDTLKRLPRGFEDVDDPELAKAVKLKGYTVMKPLADKEVMSAGLIEHLRVFARQVLPLLEFGWEALRRED from the coding sequence ATGAAAGGCGCGTTTCAGGGATTTTCGGAAGAGGCGTTCACGTTCTTTCGCACACTCAACAGATTGCAGGCAGACTTCAACTTCGACGGCGCGAGGGAGTACTATCTCAAGAACAAGCCGCTGTACGAAAGGGAGGTGAAGGCTCCGCTCGGCGCACTGGTTGAAGAACTCAGCGCGGCCATGAAGGAGGAAGCGATTCCGGTGCGGGGCGACCGCCTGGGTTCGCTCTTTCGCATAAACCGGGACATCCGTTTCTCCCCGGACAAAAGCCCCTACAAGACCCACGCCGGGGCGGTGCTTACTCCCACCGGCTCCAAGAAGGAGCAAGGCGTGCTCTACATCCACATTGACCCCACGGGATGCCTGATGGCGGCGGGCTTCTACCGGCCAGAACCCAAGGAGCTTGCCAAACTGCGCGAATACGTCCGGAAGTACCCGAAAAAGTTCGATGGGATGGTCAAAAAGCTCGCCTCGCATGGGCTCAGGCTCGATCCGGACGACACCTTGAAGCGCCTGCCGCGCGGCTTCGAGGATGTGGATGATCCGGAACTGGCCAAGGCCGTGAAGCTCAAAGGCTACACCGTCATGAAGCCACTGGCGGACAAGGAGGTCATGTCCGCCGGACTTATCGAACATTTGCGGGTTTTCGCCCGGCAGGTGCTGCCCCTGCTGGAATTCGGCTGGGAGGCGCTCAGGC
- the hisD gene encoding histidinol dehydrogenase: MPCPQLTYQRPEDFAPLHVKLKGRENPDLAVEARVRDILANVSAKGDEALVEYTRRFDCPDFTLSMLRVSADEIAQARNQVPAGDMDIIEEAAANIRRFHESQKEKSWWTTREDGTILGQLVRPVDSAGLYVPGGQGGETPLISSLLMNAIPAQVAGVERIVAVSPPRKDGSLNPYILAAASLLGIDEIYRAGSAWAIAAMAYGTATLAPVDVLAGPGNIYVTTAKRLLVGQVGIDMIAGPSEIVILADQTAPAAWLAADMLSQAEHDPFAAAILVTDSPELGQAVLGELKTQLDRLPRSEIARKALADWGAVITVPGIKEGIEVVNRLAPEHLELAVADAWSILGDIRHAGAIFLGAGCPEPVGDYFAGPNHVLPTMGNARFSSALSVETFTKKSSLIAAPPAYARRHGAKIARLARLEGLEAHARSVECRNE; encoded by the coding sequence ATGCCCTGCCCACAGCTCACATACCAGCGTCCCGAGGATTTCGCCCCCCTGCACGTCAAGCTCAAAGGCCGCGAGAATCCCGACCTGGCTGTTGAAGCGCGCGTTCGCGACATTCTGGCCAACGTCTCGGCCAAAGGCGACGAAGCCCTGGTCGAATACACCAGACGGTTCGACTGCCCGGACTTCACCCTGTCCATGCTGCGGGTGTCGGCTGATGAAATCGCTCAGGCGCGAAACCAAGTCCCGGCCGGGGACATGGACATCATCGAGGAAGCGGCCGCGAACATCCGCCGGTTCCACGAATCCCAGAAGGAAAAATCCTGGTGGACCACCCGAGAGGACGGCACCATCCTCGGCCAGCTGGTCCGCCCGGTCGATTCCGCCGGTCTTTACGTGCCCGGCGGCCAGGGCGGCGAAACCCCGCTTATCTCCTCGCTTCTCATGAACGCCATTCCGGCCCAGGTGGCCGGGGTGGAGCGGATCGTGGCCGTGTCGCCCCCGCGCAAGGACGGCTCGCTCAATCCGTACATACTCGCCGCTGCCTCGCTTTTAGGCATCGACGAGATCTACCGGGCCGGAAGCGCCTGGGCCATCGCGGCCATGGCCTACGGCACGGCCACCCTGGCCCCGGTGGACGTCCTGGCCGGGCCAGGCAACATCTACGTCACCACCGCCAAAAGGCTTTTGGTCGGCCAGGTGGGCATAGACATGATCGCCGGGCCCTCCGAAATCGTCATCCTGGCCGACCAGACCGCGCCTGCCGCCTGGCTGGCCGCTGACATGCTCTCCCAGGCCGAGCACGACCCGTTCGCCGCCGCCATTCTGGTTACGGACAGCCCGGAGCTTGGTCAGGCAGTTCTTGGAGAGCTTAAGACACAGCTCGACCGCCTGCCCCGCAGCGAAATCGCCCGCAAGGCCCTGGCCGATTGGGGCGCGGTGATCACCGTTCCCGGCATCAAGGAAGGCATAGAGGTGGTGAACAGGCTGGCACCGGAGCACCTGGAGCTGGCCGTTGCCGACGCCTGGAGCATTCTGGGAGACATCCGCCACGCCGGAGCCATCTTTCTGGGCGCCGGTTGCCCGGAACCGGTGGGCGACTACTTCGCGGGCCCCAACCACGTGCTTCCCACCATGGGCAACGCCAGGTTCTCTTCGGCCCTCTCGGTGGAGACCTTCACCAAGAAATCGAGCCTCATCGCAGCGCCTCCCGCCTACGCACGCAGGCACGGGGCCAAGATAGCGCGGCTGGCGCGGCTGGAGGGCCTGGAGGCCCACGCCCGCTCAGTCGAATGCCGCAACGAATAA
- a CDS encoding phosphoribosylaminoimidazolesuccinocarboxamide synthase, whose product MQVITNTDITQYPLLSRGKVRDIYQVADDVLLIVTTDRISAFDVILPDPVPYKGVILNKITIFWMEKFKNLVKNHLLATEPADFPAPLKAHADMLDGRAVLVRKAKPLPIECIVRGYITGSGWKDYKATGKVCGHALPANLRESDKLEKPLFTPSTKAELGSHDENITLDAAKALVGQTVFDKVQDTAISIYSQARDYAGGKGILIADTKFEFGMIGDELILIDEVLTPDSSRFWPASGYQPGKGQPSYDKQYVRDWLESIGFNKKPPAPNIPADVASQTQKKYMEAYQSLTGEVLSF is encoded by the coding sequence ATGCAAGTGATCACCAATACGGACATCACCCAGTATCCGCTCCTTTCGCGCGGCAAGGTGCGCGACATCTATCAGGTGGCCGACGACGTCCTGCTCATCGTCACCACGGACCGCATCTCCGCCTTCGACGTGATCTTGCCGGACCCCGTGCCCTACAAGGGAGTTATCTTAAATAAAATCACCATCTTCTGGATGGAGAAATTCAAGAATCTGGTGAAGAACCACCTCCTGGCCACCGAGCCAGCCGATTTCCCTGCGCCCTTGAAGGCGCACGCGGACATGCTCGATGGCCGGGCCGTGCTGGTACGCAAGGCCAAGCCCCTGCCCATTGAATGCATTGTGCGCGGCTACATCACGGGCTCCGGCTGGAAGGACTACAAGGCCACCGGGAAAGTCTGCGGCCATGCCCTGCCCGCGAACCTGCGCGAGTCCGACAAGCTGGAGAAACCCCTCTTCACCCCGTCCACCAAGGCCGAGCTTGGAAGCCACGACGAGAACATCACCCTGGACGCGGCAAAGGCCCTGGTCGGCCAGACCGTTTTCGACAAGGTGCAGGACACGGCGATTTCCATCTACTCCCAGGCTCGCGACTATGCTGGCGGCAAAGGGATTCTTATCGCCGACACCAAGTTCGAATTCGGCATGATCGGCGATGAGCTGATTCTTATCGACGAAGTGCTCACCCCGGATTCCTCCCGCTTCTGGCCCGCCTCGGGCTACCAGCCGGGAAAGGGCCAGCCCAGCTACGACAAGCAGTACGTGCGCGACTGGCTCGAATCCATCGGATTCAACAAAAAACCGCCCGCGCCCAATATCCCCGCTGATGTCGCCTCCCAGACCCAGAAGAAATACATGGAGGCATACCAGTCACTTACCGGTGAGGTCCTGAGCTTTTAA
- a CDS encoding electron transfer flavoprotein subunit beta, which produces MSAVYHIVVCGGIVPDPLQTLEPVKGPAGWGLKNELMLPAILDPWAGHALFEAANLAKNAPGSKVWLVSMGPKAKLQQVMMTIAQKVPFELVVLDGPAGGFVEVATVGAALAEAIDAIPGLDKSKLLVFGGWQSASRGAGATMQIVGEKLGIFDQFQGVDKFEPQADGSIRVLERIEGGSYQESVVAGPPAVVGWATGELPEPPNNPQVGMQNMRLVMPALQKAKPVKIEGGPEYVGVQIPSQKRETRIVKDTPVETIAKEIIDWLNA; this is translated from the coding sequence ATGAGCGCAGTGTACCACATAGTTGTTTGCGGCGGCATAGTGCCGGATCCGCTCCAGACCCTGGAGCCGGTGAAGGGCCCCGCCGGTTGGGGTTTGAAAAACGAGCTGATGCTCCCGGCCATCCTGGACCCCTGGGCCGGCCACGCCCTGTTCGAGGCCGCCAACCTGGCCAAGAACGCCCCGGGCAGCAAGGTCTGGCTGGTGAGCATGGGCCCCAAGGCCAAGCTGCAGCAGGTGATGATGACCATCGCCCAGAAGGTCCCCTTCGAGCTGGTGGTCCTGGACGGCCCTGCCGGAGGCTTCGTGGAGGTTGCCACAGTGGGTGCCGCCCTGGCCGAAGCCATCGACGCCATCCCCGGCCTTGATAAATCGAAACTCCTGGTTTTCGGCGGCTGGCAGTCGGCTTCACGCGGCGCCGGAGCCACAATGCAGATCGTTGGCGAGAAGCTGGGCATTTTCGACCAGTTCCAGGGCGTGGACAAGTTCGAGCCCCAGGCGGACGGCTCCATCCGCGTGCTTGAGCGCATCGAAGGCGGCAGCTACCAGGAATCCGTGGTTGCCGGACCTCCGGCCGTGGTCGGCTGGGCCACCGGCGAACTGCCCGAGCCGCCCAACAACCCCCAGGTCGGCATGCAGAACATGCGTCTGGTCATGCCCGCCCTGCAGAAGGCCAAGCCCGTGAAAATCGAAGGCGGTCCCGAGTACGTCGGCGTCCAGATCCCCAGCCAGAAGCGCGAAACCCGGATCGTCAAGGACACCCCGGTCGAGACCATCGCCAAAGAGATCATCGACTGGCTGAACGCCTAG
- a CDS encoding DedA family protein, with product MTFVPTELLSQYGYAAVFLGCLVEGETILLLAGFAAHQGYLSFPLVAALAVCGGALGDQIFFFIGRKYGQTLIDKYPRIKPHVDTVNKLIIRFHSAVIILVRFMYGLRVAGPVAIGASGVGIWRFMVFNLLGAALWALLVGGTGYVFGQTLGWLFSDLKHYEELALVLLAVIAVVIFLFRRKLMDRRERRLRQT from the coding sequence ATGACGTTCGTTCCCACCGAACTACTATCCCAGTATGGCTATGCGGCCGTGTTTCTCGGCTGCCTGGTCGAAGGCGAAACCATCCTGCTTCTGGCCGGATTCGCCGCGCATCAGGGCTATCTGTCCTTCCCACTTGTTGCCGCGCTGGCGGTATGCGGTGGAGCGCTCGGCGACCAGATCTTCTTTTTTATAGGAAGAAAATACGGCCAGACCCTGATCGACAAATATCCCCGCATCAAGCCCCATGTCGACACGGTCAACAAGCTCATCATCCGTTTTCATTCAGCCGTGATCATCCTGGTCCGGTTCATGTACGGCCTGCGAGTGGCCGGTCCGGTGGCCATCGGCGCAAGCGGCGTTGGCATCTGGCGTTTCATGGTCTTCAATCTGCTTGGGGCCGCCCTGTGGGCACTGCTCGTGGGCGGGACGGGATATGTGTTCGGGCAGACCCTCGGCTGGCTGTTCTCGGACCTGAAACATTACGAGGAGCTGGCCCTTGTTCTGCTCGCCGTCATTGCCGTGGTTATCTTTCTTTTTAGGCGCAAACTCATGGATCGCCGGGAGAGAAGGCTCCGGCAGACGTAA
- a CDS encoding electron transfer flavoprotein subunit alpha, translated as MDKILFVAQTESDGTLSKASLEALTAAKTLAEQLKAGFCVGIVGADIQAAADAVAACGAEAFYGVSGAEFAQARYATDAAAIEALFKASGATMAIGAATSRMSRVLPGAAARLGGASDTNVTAIAVEGGKPTLTRWYYRQRMYAELTRQERPWLVSVSTGCFAPYSGAAGKASVTAVTAALPAGGVRTQVTSVISPSAEEQTIRPDAALLFVAGAGWTKKQADGQTHLTDAEELILGFLNRAQASLGTSKSLVDLSGEGQQVMSFLTHMHQVGQTGATPRHAKGLATCCHGEEPHTVGWRFIGERRAVNLDASCGWAQGKADVLYVADAFEVMRKVIALLP; from the coding sequence ATGGACAAGATTCTTTTCGTAGCCCAGACCGAAAGCGACGGGACCCTGAGCAAGGCTTCCCTGGAAGCCCTCACCGCCGCCAAGACCCTGGCCGAGCAGCTGAAGGCCGGATTCTGTGTGGGTATAGTTGGCGCGGACATTCAGGCCGCTGCCGACGCTGTGGCCGCATGCGGCGCAGAGGCCTTTTACGGCGTGTCCGGCGCGGAGTTCGCCCAGGCGCGCTACGCCACCGACGCTGCCGCCATCGAAGCCCTGTTCAAGGCCTCCGGGGCCACCATGGCCATCGGCGCGGCCACCTCGCGCATGAGCCGGGTGCTGCCCGGCGCGGCCGCACGCTTGGGCGGCGCCTCCGACACCAACGTCACCGCCATCGCGGTGGAGGGCGGCAAGCCCACCCTCACCCGCTGGTACTATCGCCAGCGCATGTACGCCGAACTGACCCGTCAGGAGCGCCCCTGGCTCGTGAGCGTTTCCACCGGGTGCTTTGCGCCCTACTCCGGAGCCGCTGGCAAGGCTTCCGTCACTGCCGTAACCGCTGCGCTTCCCGCTGGCGGCGTGCGCACCCAGGTGACCTCCGTTATCTCCCCCTCCGCCGAGGAGCAGACCATCCGCCCCGACGCCGCTCTGCTCTTCGTGGCCGGCGCTGGCTGGACCAAGAAGCAGGCGGACGGCCAGACCCACCTGACCGACGCGGAAGAGCTGATCCTGGGATTCCTGAACAGGGCCCAGGCCTCGCTCGGCACCTCCAAGTCCCTGGTTGACCTCTCCGGGGAAGGCCAGCAGGTGATGTCGTTCTTGACCCACATGCATCAGGTCGGCCAGACCGGGGCCACTCCCCGCCACGCCAAGGGCCTGGCCACGTGCTGCCACGGCGAGGAACCCCACACCGTGGGCTGGCGCTTCATCGGCGAACGCCGCGCCGTGAACCTGGACGCCAGCTGCGGCTGGGCCCAGGGCAAGGCGGACGTGCTCTACGTGGCCGACGCCTTCGAGGTGATGCGCAAGGTCATTGCGCTTCTGCCGTAG
- a CDS encoding acyl-CoA/acyl-ACP dehydrogenase: METLRTLPGDDVRQIMWRFADRYDIQMALQSARSLARTLVARLVAEGARHTHEWTDHKAQLLEAFDSSGLTALFMDPHQGGFIEGPKNLALALVAFELSWVDAGAATCSLATNLALAPIHERGTPEQRDYYMSLCVPPQPGDDRKIYRGAFALTEPLPYVGVETNTLVGKIRIAEWEEGKEPIIQVDKRGRFITGMDFANFATCAVDTDDPRIKSSCIIIVEDTDEGLFDRGAPTLKMVHQLSSTRDPVFNLKVPASRIVGGYTVKDGVIVPNYTHSEIIGAVFHRTRVPVALMSTAKLLSAVEPVIRYQRQRFRGGDAVPGTPKYDLGIQQKPDAVLRLAEIWAMGEAGASLGFETARLFDQLDPSEKEKDRIFAEQGIVGPKSQISAQRKFEKMAIELLNLEAMPESERDAARFEELSNNPLVRYVVLESLANILCPGCKLWNTGQAANQMREAIALMGGYGITEDCPGFLFYKWTDTQLEATYEGPEAVQRRHLSLTMTNEVFLAKLRIWINQFTKLGQAKPETGAAIVAKAMEMWLWTLEFLHRCKDPSGARLYHNRRQNVCFPMADALCWVMASRCQVSDVMELAEKGPENPIVAEGLEGTLGFFSDLAVVQAAKAAGECAKVCANMVYGFGPQDEAEFDAFDALRSQLDRTLSGAALAKDRAGHALTQVMIPEALDYPL, encoded by the coding sequence ATGGAGACCCTTCGCACTTTGCCTGGCGATGATGTCCGCCAGATCATGTGGCGTTTCGCCGACCGTTACGACATCCAGATGGCCTTGCAATCCGCCCGCTCCCTGGCCCGCACCCTGGTGGCCCGTTTGGTGGCCGAAGGCGCCCGCCACACCCACGAGTGGACCGACCACAAGGCCCAGCTCCTTGAGGCTTTCGATTCCTCCGGCCTGACAGCCCTTTTCATGGACCCCCACCAGGGCGGCTTCATCGAGGGCCCCAAGAACCTGGCCCTAGCCCTGGTCGCTTTCGAGCTCTCCTGGGTGGACGCGGGCGCGGCCACCTGTTCCCTGGCCACCAACCTGGCCCTGGCCCCCATACACGAGCGCGGCACGCCTGAGCAGCGCGACTACTACATGAGCCTCTGCGTTCCGCCTCAGCCCGGCGATGACCGCAAGATCTACCGGGGGGCCTTCGCCCTTACCGAGCCCCTGCCCTACGTCGGCGTTGAGACCAACACCCTGGTGGGCAAGATCCGCATCGCCGAGTGGGAAGAAGGCAAGGAACCCATCATCCAGGTGGACAAGCGCGGCCGCTTCATCACCGGCATGGACTTCGCCAATTTCGCCACCTGCGCCGTGGACACCGACGACCCGCGCATCAAATCTTCGTGCATCATCATCGTGGAAGACACGGACGAAGGCCTCTTCGACCGCGGCGCGCCCACCCTCAAGATGGTGCACCAACTCTCCTCCACCCGCGACCCGGTTTTCAACCTGAAGGTCCCGGCCAGCCGCATCGTGGGCGGCTACACGGTGAAAGACGGGGTCATCGTCCCCAACTACACCCACTCCGAGATCATCGGCGCGGTGTTCCACCGCACCCGCGTTCCCGTGGCGCTCATGAGCACCGCCAAGCTCCTCTCGGCCGTGGAACCCGTTATCCGCTACCAGAGGCAGCGTTTCCGTGGCGGCGACGCCGTGCCCGGCACCCCCAAGTACGACCTGGGCATCCAGCAGAAACCCGACGCCGTGCTGCGCCTGGCCGAAATCTGGGCCATGGGCGAGGCCGGCGCCTCGCTCGGGTTCGAGACCGCCAGGCTCTTCGACCAGCTCGATCCCTCGGAAAAGGAGAAGGACCGCATCTTCGCCGAACAGGGCATCGTGGGACCCAAATCCCAGATTTCGGCCCAGAGAAAGTTCGAGAAGATGGCCATCGAATTGCTGAACCTGGAGGCCATGCCCGAATCCGAGCGCGACGCAGCCCGTTTCGAGGAACTCAGCAACAACCCGCTGGTTCGCTACGTGGTGCTCGAATCCCTGGCCAACATCCTCTGCCCGGGCTGCAAGCTCTGGAACACCGGCCAGGCCGCCAACCAGATGCGCGAAGCCATCGCCCTCATGGGCGGCTACGGCATCACCGAAGACTGCCCGGGATTCCTCTTCTACAAGTGGACCGACACCCAGCTCGAAGCCACCTACGAGGGACCCGAGGCCGTGCAGCGCCGTCATCTCTCCCTCACCATGACCAACGAGGTCTTCCTGGCCAAGCTGCGCATCTGGATCAACCAGTTCACCAAGCTGGGCCAGGCCAAACCCGAAACCGGGGCGGCCATCGTGGCCAAGGCCATGGAAATGTGGCTTTGGACCCTGGAGTTCCTGCACCGCTGCAAGGATCCCTCTGGCGCGCGCCTCTACCATAACCGCCGCCAGAACGTGTGCTTCCCCATGGCCGACGCCCTGTGCTGGGTGATGGCCTCGCGCTGCCAGGTGTCCGACGTCATGGAGCTGGCTGAAAAAGGACCCGAAAACCCCATCGTGGCTGAGGGCCTCGAAGGCACCCTGGGCTTCTTCTCGGATCTGGCCGTTGTCCAGGCAGCCAAGGCCGCCGGGGAATGCGCCAAGGTCTGCGCCAACATGGTGTACGGCTTCGGCCCCCAGGACGAGGCGGAATTTGACGCCTTCGACGCCCTGCGCTCCCAGCTCGACAGGACGCTCAGCGGCGCGGCCCTGGCCAAGGACAGGGCGGGCCACGCCTTGACCCAGGTCATGATTCCCGAAGCCCTGGACTATCCGCTGTAA
- a CDS encoding MFS transporter: protein MNQSHLDSAVRKASWRLLPFLFVLYIVAYLDRINVSFAALGMNKDLGLDQTAYGLGAGIFFLGYVLFEVPSNLILYKVGPRRWIARIMVSWGLLTMALAYAQGQWSFAGLRFLLGVAEAGFFPGIILYLTYWFPQTFRARAVALFMTATPIAGLIGSPVSGWIMQMHGAFNHAGWQWLFLLEGLPAVVLGVFVFFRLPNGPNDTHWLTPEEKSALSDQLDRENSLVAGSHLSGLRQGLVSPKVWAFGFVYFCSVLAMYGLVMWLPQIVSGVTGGSALSVGFYVMIAYFFAAAGMVVIGISSDKFAERRWHIIGSMALCMAGMLVLSVSSGLLGILTGASLAAMGIWGVLGPFWGLATCYLTGTAAAAGIALINSLGNVGGFAGPYLMGWMKAHTGHYSEAFLYIGVVMLAGLSPILFLKKR, encoded by the coding sequence ATGAACCAATCCCATCTCGACAGCGCCGTGCGCAAGGCCTCCTGGCGTCTCCTGCCTTTTCTCTTCGTCCTTTATATAGTGGCCTACCTGGACCGCATCAACGTGAGTTTCGCGGCCTTGGGCATGAACAAGGACCTGGGCCTGGACCAGACCGCCTACGGACTGGGGGCCGGGATATTCTTCCTGGGCTACGTGCTTTTCGAGGTGCCCAGCAACCTCATTCTTTATAAGGTCGGCCCCAGGCGCTGGATAGCCCGCATCATGGTCAGCTGGGGGCTATTGACCATGGCCCTGGCCTACGCCCAGGGGCAGTGGAGCTTTGCGGGGCTTCGATTCCTGCTGGGCGTGGCCGAGGCGGGGTTCTTTCCCGGCATCATCCTCTACCTTACATACTGGTTTCCCCAGACCTTTCGGGCGCGCGCAGTGGCTCTTTTCATGACAGCCACGCCCATCGCGGGGCTTATCGGCAGCCCCGTGTCCGGCTGGATCATGCAGATGCACGGCGCGTTTAACCATGCGGGCTGGCAGTGGCTGTTCCTTCTGGAAGGCCTGCCCGCCGTGGTGCTTGGCGTGTTCGTCTTCTTTCGGCTCCCGAACGGGCCGAATGATACCCACTGGCTTACTCCCGAGGAAAAAAGCGCCTTGAGCGATCAGCTCGACCGTGAGAATAGCCTTGTGGCCGGGAGCCATCTTTCAGGGCTGCGCCAGGGACTTGTGAGCCCCAAGGTCTGGGCTTTTGGATTCGTGTATTTCTGCTCGGTGCTGGCCATGTACGGCCTGGTCATGTGGCTGCCGCAGATCGTGTCCGGCGTCACGGGAGGAAGCGCCCTGTCCGTGGGGTTCTACGTGATGATCGCCTACTTCTTCGCGGCAGCCGGCATGGTGGTGATAGGTATAAGCTCCGACAAGTTCGCGGAGCGGCGCTGGCATATCATAGGGTCCATGGCGTTGTGCATGGCCGGTATGCTGGTGCTCTCGGTTTCGTCCGGACTTTTGGGAATCCTCACGGGAGCGAGCCTGGCCGCCATGGGCATCTGGGGAGTGCTTGGGCCGTTCTGGGGGCTGGCCACCTGCTACCTTACGGGCACCGCGGCCGCGGCCGGAATCGCGCTCATCAATTCGCTCGGCAACGTGGGCGGGTTTGCCGGGCCCTACCTGATGGGATGGATGAAAGCCCACACCGGGCACTATTCGGAGGCCTTCCTCTACATCGGCGTGGTCATGCTGGCTGGCCTGAGCCCGATTCTTTTTCTGAAAAAGCGCTAG
- a CDS encoding 4Fe-4S ferredoxin, with protein MSDIERQSMDVDIVCVGFGPAMGGFLTTLTRGLTAEDGTPVSESTVMPGMPPQIICYERADDIGAGVSGVVSKARGIRESFPDFEPSQMPMCAEVTHEKVAYLLDPHGASRRQDLLDFKDNMIRTFGKYLPFCKDEAVELPYIPPFLQKEPGLVFSIGQFNQWVGSQVMGSGMAQIWPGMPVSKVLIEDGKVVGVRLVDQGVDKKGEPDAGFMPGMDIRSSLTVIGDGPVGPVGRDLDDAMGMPHGHHRRDWALGMKMVVDLPERCELPEGFVLHTFGYPEPDIFGFLYVLPDRVASLGIFVPSWLDIPVRTAYRYMQHWITHPYLWKHLKGAKMRSWGAKSLLESGRRGEPWLVGDGYARIGEGSGTTNVLTGSGVDEAWTSGTLLAEGVLELLKDGKPFTRQNLRKVYVERRRASRLEVEAKIAEKSRDGFGKGFIQGLLGMALTGFTDGKFNMPGDHRRPHERVPSVEETYSPQIPAHELKAMREECTAKGEALHDAIMDRVGWPKIEYDGELLVSHQDALLIGGKVQAPFGYADHVVFADHDTCRGCAEKICIDMCSGQAITTNPEDGVPLFDREKCVHCGACLWNCSKPHPKDPEKTNVEFRAGAGGLHSAEN; from the coding sequence ATGTCCGATATTGAACGCCAGAGCATGGACGTGGACATCGTCTGCGTCGGGTTCGGCCCCGCCATGGGCGGATTTCTGACCACACTGACCCGGGGACTCACCGCCGAAGACGGAACGCCGGTGTCCGAAAGCACGGTCATGCCCGGCATGCCCCCCCAGATAATCTGCTACGAACGCGCCGACGACATCGGCGCCGGGGTTTCCGGCGTGGTCTCCAAGGCGCGCGGCATCAGGGAATCTTTCCCCGATTTCGAGCCCTCGCAGATGCCCATGTGCGCTGAAGTGACCCACGAAAAGGTCGCCTATCTCCTCGATCCCCACGGGGCGAGCCGCCGCCAGGACCTCTTGGATTTCAAGGACAACATGATCCGCACCTTCGGCAAGTACCTGCCCTTCTGCAAGGACGAGGCGGTGGAGCTGCCGTACATCCCGCCGTTTTTGCAAAAGGAGCCGGGGCTGGTGTTCTCCATCGGCCAGTTCAACCAGTGGGTGGGCTCCCAGGTGATGGGGTCCGGCATGGCCCAGATATGGCCAGGAATGCCCGTTTCCAAGGTGCTCATCGAGGACGGCAAGGTTGTGGGCGTGCGCCTGGTCGACCAGGGCGTTGATAAAAAAGGCGAACCGGACGCCGGATTCATGCCCGGCATGGACATCCGCTCTTCCCTCACGGTCATAGGCGACGGTCCGGTTGGCCCTGTGGGCCGTGACCTGGACGACGCCATGGGCATGCCCCACGGGCACCATCGCCGCGACTGGGCCCTGGGCATGAAGATGGTGGTGGACCTGCCGGAGCGCTGCGAGCTGCCCGAAGGGTTCGTTCTGCACACCTTCGGCTACCCCGAACCGGACATCTTCGGATTTCTCTACGTGCTGCCGGACAGGGTGGCCTCGCTCGGAATCTTCGTGCCCTCCTGGCTCGATATACCGGTGCGCACCGCCTACCGCTACATGCAGCACTGGATCACCCATCCCTATTTGTGGAAACACTTGAAGGGCGCCAAGATGCGCTCCTGGGGCGCCAAATCCCTCCTGGAATCGGGACGGCGCGGCGAGCCCTGGCTGGTTGGCGACGGCTACGCCCGCATAGGCGAAGGCTCCGGCACCACCAACGTGCTCACCGGCTCGGGCGTGGACGAGGCCTGGACCTCGGGAACGCTCCTGGCCGAGGGCGTGCTGGAGCTTTTAAAAGACGGCAAGCCCTTCACCCGCCAGAACCTGCGCAAAGTCTACGTGGAGCGCCGCAGGGCGTCCCGGCTCGAAGTTGAGGCCAAGATCGCGGAAAAATCCCGGGACGGCTTCGGCAAAGGGTTCATCCAGGGGCTTTTGGGCATGGCCCTCACCGGTTTCACCGACGGCAAGTTCAACATGCCCGGCGACCATCGCCGCCCGCACGAGCGGGTGCCGTCGGTCGAAGAAACGTATTCCCCGCAGATTCCCGCACACGAGCTCAAGGCCATGCGCGAAGAGTGCACGGCCAAGGGCGAGGCCCTGCACGACGCCATCATGGACCGGGTGGGCTGGCCGAAAATCGAATACGACGGGGAACTGCTGGTCTCGCATCAGGACGCCCTGCTCATCGGCGGCAAGGTCCAGGCGCCCTTCGGCTATGCCGATCATGTCGTTTTTGCCGACCACGACACCTGCCGCGGCTGCGCCGAGAAGATCTGCATCGACATGTGTTCGGGCCAGGCCATCACCACCAATCCCGAAGACGGCGTGCCGCTCTTTGACCGGGAGAAGTGCGTGCACTGCGGGGCCTGCCTGTGGAACTGCTCCAAGCCGCACCCCAAGGACCCGGAAAAGACCAACGTGGAGTTCCGGGCCGGAGCGGGCGGATTGCATTCGGCTGAAAATTAG